The genomic window ACAGCGTAACTAGAGTAGTCCATGCACACAAATCTTGCATTCagagtttaaatttttttgttcCAAACGTGATATGCATATTTAGAACCTCGATGAATTCATCTGCTTTGTTTTGGATGATCCACTACATTTGAGGAATTAAATCCATTTAGCCATATTTTTGAAATCACAATTTAACCTAACTGCTCAAAGTTTTAACTTTGAGGCTTTAGATATCATAATCAAGATAGAACCATCACAAAAATCGAATCAATATTCAAAATTCAACAGAAAGGAGTTCAAAAATGCCCATAAACTATTCGAGAGGAGGTCTAAGTAAAGattttatgtgtgtgtgtgtgtgagagagagagagagagaggttacgGAGACATAGGAGCAGGTAGGGACGACAAGCATGGAATTGCGCTGGGCGTGGGTGAAGGCGGCGACGCAGAGGTGGCCGGCCAGGCCCAACCCCCGCTTGCTCCTGGGCACGTAGGTGTGGACCACGTCCATCgccgtcttcttcttctccttagcttGGCCTCCTTCGACGGCGAGGATAGTGACGTCTCGGAGGTGGTACTGGAGGAAGGCCTGCTTGTCCTCCGTCTCGAACCTCCCGTCCTTCTCGTTCCACACGATCGCCGGCGAAGCCACAGCCCCCTCTGCCGCCTTCGCCATCGTCTCTCGGCTTCGATCGACGCTCGGACTCGGTACGGGCCGGCCGGGAACTTAATAGGTCTTTGGGCCCGAGTCGGATGGACCCGTTTCGGGCGTCGGATGGACCCCTTTCGAGCCGTCGTATGACCCACCACTCGAGGTGGAGGATGTAATTTCACCACATTATCAATTCATCGGACATCACACTGCTATGGACAACCCTCGACAAGGAAAAAACGCTTGATGGAAGCAACGGGAAAACTGGAGAACGGAAATTATTTTTTACCCAGGTTGAAATGATTTCTTCAAACCGATAGATACATTCAACGTCAAGATTAAGATTGATGCTGTGAATAAGAAGACACAGGATACTCGTGCCACTCATATTAGCTGTACGTCAATCGTATGTCAATCAAAATCAGCCATAACCAAACAAGTCACTGTATCCGCCCATCACAAAGTGAGCATTCCCAGACACCCAGGGCGCAACCATCTGAGCTAAGTTAGATAATTAGAAGCCCGAGCTCAACTTGATCGAAAATTCGATTCAAAACAGTTTATTAATATCCGAATTTGAATGACTGTACCAAAAAAAACAAAATCCAAATTTGAACTCGATTAAAAACATAATACCCGAAACCAACTCCGCCTAAATATCAATCAAAtcatattcaaattcaaattcaaacttaaatTCGAACCtgaatgataattaaaaaatataataaatattatattttataatattaaattaataatattattaataaaatatatatatatatatatatatcagattaTAAGCTTAAACCAAGTATTTTGCCATTCGAATCCAATGATAATCAAattgaattgagctcaatagcTACTCAGCTCATTTCCACCCCTACTAACCCTATTAAAAACTCGAAACGAGCCAACACTTAAGCTACTgtttgcttgagcaactatcaATAAATTTAATACATGGATGTCAGATCACAAAGTAGAAAGATCTGTTACGGCATTTGGAAATACCATCACAATGGAATCACAAAATTAACAAAATCCTCAAGTTCAATATAATTATTACAAAGGCTCGTAGAATCATTTTTAGCCAGCTGCTCGTCTCTTAGTCTGCCCGAGATTGGCCAGCACGAGAGGAAAGGATGATGCCAACAATAAGACCGTACAAGGCAAGTGCTTCAGCAAAGATGAGAATGAGAATCATGCCGACAAAAAGTTTTGGCTGCTGCGCATTGGCCCTGCAAAGAACATGAACCAGAAATCATCAAAATTCAGCACTACCATATGAAAACCATCATGCTCAGACACATTTGGCAAGCTACAAATTAATCTAAGTCGAGCAAATTcggatttttaaaaatattcgatCAAAGACAACAGTCACACAGCTCATAAACACCAAATTAACAGGTAAAGATAAGAACAATGCAGAAATTATAGTTACTCATCTAAATAAAGTGACAGAGTAGATCATAAGAAAATGGCTAAGAGATTATAGTTACTCATCTAAATAAAGTGACCAAGTAGATCATAAGAAAATGgctaattttttttacattaggGCCATCATTATATGAGAAGGCTCAAGTCATCCATTCTACAGAAATGAAAAGTTAAGGTGCAAAATGCTCCTATCAGGCTATAGGCTACTTCAGACATCTGACCTGCCATAAGAAACAAGCATCACATCATGCTTAATTTCTGCACCTCCACACCTCACTATGACCATTATCAACATTTGAAATCAAAAACACTTGAGGCCAGTTGAACAAGCACTCATTTGCAATGTGTTCCTATTAAACCTGCATCCTCTACCAGCACAAGCTTTACAAAATCCTTACCAAAGTCGAACTTCCATGTTTTGTGATGTTGGCTTGCAGCCTTCCAAATCTTTTAATGTAATCCATCATCAGTGGGGCCTTCGACACATGTGCAACACTGTTCCAGTTACTTCTCCGCTAAACTGATTTGGTGGGACATCTATGCCTATTATTCATTACAAACATTATCTTTTTAGTGCTAGTGCATGACGACTCCATATTCTCATGCAAAAGACACTAATCTTGTGAAACTTGATCTTCTCTACTTTATAACATCGCGATCATATAACAACTCCAACTTAGTGCCATCTTATGAAATAGAAAGCCTCAGTTATATCCAACAATCTTGTAAATTAGATAGATTGTAGGAACGGCCAATCTTGCATCATTTGGTTATTGGTGTTGGCCATAAACTTGTTACAATTTCCATTTGCAAATCAGAGATTCATCCCACGCATCAAGTTACTAATTGGTTCTGCAGTTCTAGTTATCATATCCACAACTACACGTACAAACCATATTTTGCCTCATCAACTCTTCAAAAACAGCAAACAGCTCAGCACCTTCTCCAGCACACATGTACTCATTACATGTCTTACAAGTACACATTACAGAAGGAGGGGAAATTTTTCTTGTTCAACACAATCACATCAACACCAAGTTGATCAACTGAATCTGGTTTCTACAAAAATTTCCACAGAAGGTTAACTCATCCTAGAAATAGCTTGGTTTGCCATCATGTAGATGGCACTTAAGTCCTTCCACTTTCTTCAAATATTGTTTAAAAACAGCCGGTGCTTTAGTTTCAAAGTCAGCGATCTATGTCCATATACAAATGAGTTACAGTTATAAAACTTTTGCCAAAACATTATATAAGTTCTACTTTGATTTATACACGGAAGAAAGTTCATGAAAAGCCAGCAGTGGTGAGGTCATATTCTGAAGAAGGAAATTAACTTTACTTCCAAACCAAAAAACAATTTTCACAAGTGGAAGCAATAAGAACAGCTGATGACAAGTAATAATGAAAAAGCAAATATTCTTTCCCAAAAACTAACATCAagagtatgctgctatagcagaAATAAGCACACCATCAATCTACTAATGAACAAATGACTCTGACACTACAACAATACACATaccattattaattaatttctaaGTAAAATGAAGCAAAGAATTCACAAATTGAATATGAATTGTATACATCAACCAAGTAGCAACGAAGGAAGCATGCAAGCCCATGATCATCTAAAGAAGCAGAAACCTAAAATCATAATGATAAACAAATTACGTCTTATCTTAGATGTGAGTGATCACAGATAAAGGGAACTGTTAAATAACAAATAACCAGACAGAAAATGATAAAAAATCTCTCTGAAACAACAATTAAAGAGTCGGATGTACTAATTGATCTCTGTTCAAATATAACACATTCACTTTTTTACAAAACCTGTCATGAAAAATCCACAAACTATTATGGATCATAATTGGATCCATAGAGCTAGCAAGACAACATAGAAAGGTAAAATCAGTCAAATTTTATAACACCATCTTCTGCAACCACAAAAAACAATATATAAAGAAACAGTAGAGAGACTGGAACTTGAATCCGACAACAGTAGAAAGACTCAAAGATTGattatatgaaaaattaaatcataatcagAATACTTATGGATTCCATCTAATTTCTCTCAATCTCTCTCACAACCCTCTATCCTACCTAAAATGAAGATCTCTCATAATCCTTCATCTCATCACCTATAACCATGGCCCAAAAATACTAGCCATATCCCATCACCTTATCATCCTTAAGATCATCATCATCCACGTGAACTTTTTTTTGTAGAATCTGACAATAGTGAAAGGCATATATTCACTACAAAAACGTATCAAAAATCTGGCCTTGCAGCGTGATGAGACTGATAGTACTTAACCCTACATATATTAACTAAAATCATAATATCAGTCTTTTAACATGAATTAATCATCATAGAAGACGTAGCAAAAGTATACAGATTACAGAGGCACCACTTAAGCAGACATCATAATGAATCTAGGAATCCAGAAATCCAGATCTATAAATCAAAAGAGGCAATAAAACGTTACCGGACTCCAGCATCGCCAACGATTCCAATAGCCATGCCCGCGGCGAGCCCTGCAAGACCACAAGCCAGCCCAGAGGAAAGATGAGCGTAGCCATCGAAGAGGTAATACGACTTGGCCTTAGGGTTTATCCCTGTGCTAATGATCACAGCGATGATCAACCCGTAGATCCCAAGCACTCCAGCCATGACCACGGGCACGATCGACTTCATCACCAGCTCCGGCCGCATCACTCCCATCGACGCCACCCCCACCCCACTCTTCGCCGTCCCATACGCCGCCCCCATACCTGAAATCCACCAGAAAAACCTCATCAAAATGCAAAAACCTGAGATCGGAGATCGGAAGAAACCCTAGAGGAACCAGGGTATCACATGAGAAGACGAGGGCGGCCGCGGCGCCGAGGAATCCGAAGAAGGGAGCGGTTTCGTCGCCGCTGAAGCTCGACATCGTCGCCGAGATAGAAGAAACCTCTGATATCTTGGGAAACCCTAACCTCGATTCGGACCTTCGAACCCTGATCGCAAAATTTATGGAATTTTCGGCGAGGAAGAAGGAGGAAAGAATTGGGGATATGGAAGgcccggggggggggggggggggggagcggGGTTGGAAGAGATCGGATGGATTCTGGTGATCGCAGAGGTATGGGAGTGCCCCCAGGTTTTGATTAATTTACAAGTTCAACCAGAACTATCGGAGATGGATGTAGGGAGAATTTCGGAAATGTGGAAGTGAATTGTGTTCCGTATCCGTGAGTTGCGTGGACAAATAATAATCATGTGGGAAGGCTTTATTTAACTGTGGCATACGTTGCACGTAGGATAAGATTGCGAACGTTCTACCCTGGTCCAGGGCTGGCCTTTTGGGTGCCAGTACATTTGCATTTTGGATTCATTCAGGCATGTACCAGTGTTGAATAATTGATTTGGAGTTTCCATGTCAACAGCAGGTCTACTGCTCATATTGTGAAAGAGTTGCATTCCTTCTcgcatgtatcacatgccaagtTTCTAATTCTGATGGGGAGAATATTTTTGGTTAAATCTGGGCTTCAACATGATATCAttcatttttaaaattaaaattaattttgatttgaagtTTCATCGAGTTATCAAACTGGTAAAGAGATATTTGGTTGGAGAGTGGAGGtttgaaatcagaatcggaatgagtGACTCCATTCAACCACTTGGTTGGGATGagttccattccgatttcgattcagAAGTGGAATGGGATGgttcaatttatatagaactcaattcctACTCTTCTCTATGAATTTAAATTTCTATTTCAATTCTAATTCCAATTTTAATTCGGTTACGAACCAaacgttttaaaaaatttagttattctgattccgatttcaaatcatttcaatttttattCCCATTCTGATTCCGGTTGAGAACCAAACACCTTTTAAGTTTTTTGCTAGATATATCAAATAAATGGTGTATCACGAGAATAAGCTTAGATGATGAGGTGCACAAGGTGACCATCCATGACAAGCACATCATGCATGGAACATGTTAATCtcctctgatattatcaattatCTCAATATTGTCCGGAAGAATGGAATCCAAATTATTGATATCATCTTCTGATGATTGTGTGCTGATTTTGCAATGCTTCCGCTCCAGGATCTTTTATCTTGATTGGTGGACTCATGCTTTTGTAAGTAATTTTTGGTCTCTTATCTACTCACACTTTTCTTCCATTTATCGATTCTtcttattattaataattaataattactgATATTTTGATGTATC from Elaeis guineensis isolate ETL-2024a chromosome 9, EG11, whole genome shotgun sequence includes these protein-coding regions:
- the LOC105051929 gene encoding acetyltransferase At1g77540, coding for MAKAAEGAVASPAIVWNEKDGRFETEDKQAFLQYHLRDVTILAVEGGQAKEKKKTAMDVVHTYVPRSKRGLGLAGHLCVAAFTHAQRNSMLVVPTCSYVSDTFLPRNSSWNSLVYNEEKKSCM
- the LOC140851720 gene encoding V-type proton ATPase 16 kDa proteolipid subunit encodes the protein MSSFSGDETAPFFGFLGAAAALVFSCMGAAYGTAKSGVGVASMGVMRPELVMKSIVPVVMAGVLGIYGLIIAVIISTGINPKAKSYYLFDGYAHLSSGLACGLAGLAAGMAIGIVGDAGVRANAQQPKLFVGMILILIFAEALALYGLIVGIILSSRAGQSRAD